GAAGACGTTGAAAACTTTAAAACAGTTGGAGATGTTGTCAATTACGTAAAAGCTCATCACGAAGAATAAAATAATCCCGCATGATTGCGGGATTTTATATTTTCTTGCAAAATGAAACTTTTCAGATGAAGTTTTATATTTCATCTAAATTTAGTTGACATTATACTCTTGTGGGAAGATGCATAACCACAAAGATCAACTAGTGTACTCTCAAGGGCACCACGTAACCAAGGGGTTACAATGTACCTAGAAAGAAGAAACGAACAATCCAAAGAGCCAAGATGCCTTATAAGGGGTATTAGGTTAGACTAGGTGGTTCTTAAAGCTCCTCTGAAAAAAGGGAGCCCTAGAATAGCTAAAAATCATATTAATTAGTTTATTCTTGAATTTGTTATATTATATATCTGAAATAAAATGTCGTAGCAAGTTGAAGAATAAACTTCAAGGAGTGGAATAAATGAATAGATATACACTTAAAGAAATAGAAGAAAACTTGGGAGTTTGTTTCAATAATCCTACTTTGCTAAAAACAGCACTTACACACAGTTCTTTTGGGAATCAATTTAAAGATGCTGAATATAATGAAAGACTTGAATTTTTAGGAGATTCAGTGTTACAACTTTGTATTACGGAATATCTTTTTAATAATTTTAAGCATAAGAGTGAAGGCGAATTAACGAAAATAAGAAGTTTGATAGTTTGTGAAAATTCTCTTTATGAAATTGCAAAAAAAATAAATCTGGGATCTTATATTAGAATGAGTAAAGGTGAAGAGCTTACAGGTGGAAGAGAAAGAATTTCAATACAAGCGGATGCTGTTGAAGCAGTGCTTG
The DNA window shown above is from Clostridium beijerinckii and carries:
- a CDS encoding ribonuclease III — encoded protein: MNRYTLKEIEENLGVCFNNPTLLKTALTHSSFGNQFKDAEYNERLEFLGDSVLQLCITEYLFNNFKHKSEGELTKIRSLIVCENSLYEIAKKINLGSYIRMSKGEELTGGRERISIQADAVEAVLAAVYLDKGIGFVRDFILLHFEEVINKAINNEIILDFKTKLQELLQKDGEIVIQYELTRYEGPPHRREFFTNVIIDKKLMGEGSGYSKKESEQNAAKQALEILDKTNE